Part of the Deltaproteobacteria bacterium genome is shown below.
GCCACGATGCTTCAGGCGGACGTGGCGGCGCGGCTCCATCCGGTCCTTCGGGAGCGGCGCCACTTGAGGATCTGCACGGGGGCGCGCATCGAGAGCATCGCGGCGGACGCAGGCGGCGCGCAGGAGGTCAGGCTGTCGGACGGCACGGTCCTTCCCTGGGACGTACTCGTGATCGCGACGGGCGTCATGCCGAACACTCTCTTCATGGAAGACGGACCGGCAGAAGGTGAAGGGCTCGCCGTCGATCGCAGGATGGAAACATCCTTCCCGGGCATCTTCGCAGCCGGCGATGTCGTCCGTTTCGAGACGGTAACCGGAAAGCAGGAAGCCGGCCAGCTCGTACAGAACGCCAGGTTGCAGGGAGAGATCGCCGCGAGGAACATCGCCGGGGAAAAGACGCTCTGCCCGCCTTCCTTCATCGGAAACGTGGTGAAGCTTGATCCCATCATCGCCGCGCGGATCGGGGACATCGACGGAACGGAGCAGGCCGACTTCCGGATCGGCAGGAGCTTCGCTCGCGCAACCGTCGAAGGGCATACGGTCGTCGGAATCCAGTTCGTCGGGGATCCGGATGACCTGAGGGGGCTCGTTCCCGCTGTCCTCAAAAAGTTCTCTCCGGAGGACTTGCGCGACCTGTTCCGTGGCAGGCCGGACATGGGGCTTGCCCCTCTTCTCGCGGCCCGAAGCCATCAATGGGCCTGAAGATCGCGGTCGCAGGAAAAGGCGGCTCCGGAAAGACCACCGTTTCGGCGCTGCTTGCCAAGATCCTGTCGGACGACGGCGGCAGGGTATTGCTCGTAGATCTCGACTCCGACCCCAACCTTGCAAACGCTTTGGGTATCCCGCTCGCTGCGGCATTTCCGCTCGTTCACAGGAGTGAACTCGTCGCAGAACGCACCGGGGCTACCGGGGAGCCGGGGGGAATGTTTCTCCTTAATCCGAACGTCGTCGATCTGATCGAATCCCATGCGCTGAAAGTTACGGACCGCGTCTCCCTTCTTCCCGTAGGCACCATCGAGTCCGCTGGAGAAGGATGCTTCTGCCCACAGACCGCCTTCGTGAAAGCGCTCCTGCGGCAGATCGCGCTGCAAAAGGAGGAGTCGGTCGTGCTCGACCTCGAGGCGGGGCTCGAGGCGTTCGGCAGGTCGGCAGTCGAAGGGCTCGACCTCCTTCTGATCGTCGTCGAGCCCGGGATGCGGTCGGTGGAAACGGCGAAGCGCATCCTGGGGATGGTCCGCGAACTCGGAATCGGGAAGGTGAAAGTCGTCGCCAACAAGGTCCGGCAGCCAAACCTGTCCTTGCTGACGCGACAATTAACGGCGGAGGGACTCGCCGCGGACATCGTGCTCGTCTACAGCGACGAACTGGCGGCCCGGGACCTTGAGGGGAGACCGGTGTTCGATTACCTGGACCCGGTATTCGCTGAAGGAGCGCTGGGAATCCTGCGCGGCCTCGGGGAAAACGATCGCTAAGTGCTGCACTTCATAATTACGGCGACGTATTTGTTTTCAAGCCGGCACCGAGAGCGTCGATGCGCCGTCCCGGCAAGGCGCGCGACTGAGGCGTACTTTCAGGTACGCCGCAAGGAGCGCAACGAAGCCGGGGCGGATGCAGCGGCGCTCGAATGCAGGTGTAATTATGAAATGCAGCACTAAGTAGTTACCGGTTTAGGCTACCGAAGAGCTTCGGGAATGTTTTTCAGCTCCGTCAAATCGTGTATGACGATCACCGCACCGGCGATGTCGCCCGTCATGATGTCCTTGTACGTGTAGGACTTGAGCTCCAGCCACTTTATCTTGGCCGCCGAGTACGCTTCCAGGGTTCGTCCCTCGAGGTTTCTCGCATCGATCCCCATCTCGTCCATCAGGTCCGTGAAATTCTTCCCCCGGATCTCCGTGTACGTTCCCCCGGCGAAATCCTTGAATACCCGGTTGCAGCGATTGATCTTGCCGTCGACGCCGACCAGGACCACCATCCCTCCGGCGCAGTCCATCATCTGCTCCCACTCGTTCTTCACGACCTCGACCTGCCGGAACAGCCGGTCCAATTCCTTGTATTGCAGAAGCGCCTTGTTCCTGCTTTCCCGGAGGATCGTCTCCGACTCTTTCCGTTCCTTGAGTTCCTCGTGAAATTCCCTGTACCTGCGGACGAAGAAGATCGACGTCGCGATGCCCATCATTACCAGTATCGTGATCAACTCCTGCAAGTGGAGCCTCGAAAGGCCTTGCCCCTCGGCCCATTTTTCCATTGCGTCGAAGACGTCGAAGAGGATCGCAAAGGCATACACTAAAAAAGAACACACGAACAGGACGGCAAGATCCTTTACGGCGCTCGAATCCCTGACTCCTGCCTTCAACACAATCTCCCCCCGATGGATTACATTCGATTCGAAGTTGCCATAAGGCTTATCGGAAGTCCATCGCAAATCATTAGCAACACCCGTAAAGGCCCCGTTCCGAAAGACGAAACTTCCGCTCAAGACGACAAATCTCATGGAAAGGAAGGAGGCGTTGAATAAATGGTGAGAAACGCGTACCTGAAAAAAATCGAGGAAAAACTCGAGGGTTGGGACAGGGAGATAGAGAAGCTCAAGGTAAAGGCCGACAAGGTGGAGACCGATGCGAAGGCTATTTACGTCGAGCAGATCAAGGTGCTGCGCAAGAAACAGGAAGTGGCACGGGAGCGTATACAGGATCTGCGGGAAGCGGGAGCGGATAACTGGGGAAAATTCAAATCGGCAGTAGAAGAATCCCTGGTCGATCTGAAGAAGGCGGTCGACACCGCCATCTCGAAAATCAGGAAGAGCGCCTGACCGTCGGGACCACCCGCCTCACGGACCGGTATACAACCCTCATTTCTCCCCGGTCTTGTGCTGCGGTGCGGATGCAGGTGCCGTCCATGGGCGCATAAGTGCAGGAGGGCGTCCCGCTATGCCGGACTTGACAGGCCTTTTCTTTTGCGTGTATATGCCTGCAATTTGTCCATGTAGACATAGACCACCGGCGTCAGGTACAGGGTGATCAGCTGGGAGAAGATCAGCCCGCCCACCACGGCGATTCCCATCGGGCGGCGTGCTTCCGCCCCGGCCCCGTAACCGACGGCGATCGGAAGCGTCGCCATCAGGGCCGACATCGTGGTCATCATGATCGGCCGGAACCGGACGAGGCATCCCTGGTGGATCGCCTCCTGCGGGCCCATCCCCTCTTTCCTCTCGGCATCCAGCGCGAAGTCGATCATCATGATGGCGTTCTTCTTCACTATCCCCACAAGCATTATCACCCCGACGAAACCGTAGAGGTTCAGGTCCATGCCGAAGATCATTAGAGCAAGCAGCGCCCCGAGCCCGGCGGACGGGAGGCCGGACAGGATCGTCAATGGATGTATGTAGCTTTCATACAGGATCCCAAGGACGATGTAGATGACCAGGATGGCCATCAGGAGAAGGATTCCCAATCCCTTGAAGGAAGCCTGGAAGGCCTGCGCCGTCCCCTGGAAACTGGTGCTGATCGTCGGCGGGAGCGTGGCGCGGGAAAGCTTGCCCACCGCTTCCACGGCTTCGCCGAGAGCGACGCCGGCCTTCAGGTTGAATGATATGGTCACGGAAGGCAGCTGCCCGA
Proteins encoded:
- a CDS encoding FAD-dependent oxidoreductase; translation: MERVLIVGNGYAGLAAARTLASKKGISVTMTSAEKCPAYIPHLLPELAAGKKDAADLSLTRPGEYAEMKIDFRPGDRVVSLSTKNRTARLSTGETISYDKALVAAGAIPYVPGNLDGLSDRCAKVLLMKRLLDALMLKKFLLQGASRIVIVGAGRVGMLLAEALKDRGVTVTVVEIGEEILATMLQADVAARLHPVLRERRHLRICTGARIESIAADAGGAQEVRLSDGTVLPWDVLVIATGVMPNTLFMEDGPAEGEGLAVDRRMETSFPGIFAAGDVVRFETVTGKQEAGQLVQNARLQGEIAARNIAGEKTLCPPSFIGNVVKLDPIIAARIGDIDGTEQADFRIGRSFARATVEGHTVVGIQFVGDPDDLRGLVPAVLKKFSPEDLRDLFRGRPDMGLAPLLAARSHQWA
- a CDS encoding AAA family ATPase, whose product is MGLKIAVAGKGGSGKTTVSALLAKILSDDGGRVLLVDLDSDPNLANALGIPLAAAFPLVHRSELVAERTGATGEPGGMFLLNPNVVDLIESHALKVTDRVSLLPVGTIESAGEGCFCPQTAFVKALLRQIALQKEESVVLDLEAGLEAFGRSAVEGLDLLLIVVEPGMRSVETAKRILGMVRELGIGKVKVVANKVRQPNLSLLTRQLTAEGLAADIVLVYSDELAARDLEGRPVFDYLDPVFAEGALGILRGLGENDR
- a CDS encoding PAS domain-containing protein gives rise to the protein MKAGVRDSSAVKDLAVLFVCSFLVYAFAILFDVFDAMEKWAEGQGLSRLHLQELITILVMMGIATSIFFVRRYREFHEELKERKESETILRESRNKALLQYKELDRLFRQVEVVKNEWEQMMDCAGGMVVLVGVDGKINRCNRVFKDFAGGTYTEIRGKNFTDLMDEMGIDARNLEGRTLEAYSAAKIKWLELKSYTYKDIMTGDIAGAVIVIHDLTELKNIPEALR